A DNA window from Lutra lutra chromosome 8, mLutLut1.2, whole genome shotgun sequence contains the following coding sequences:
- the LOC125107221 gene encoding cationic amino acid transporter 3-like, translating to MLRQGLCRLGQKLVSRCPLEKNVREFKSGKKLSTLDLVALGVGRTVGVGVYFLANEVAGNQAGPSIVICFMVAGLTSLLAGLCYAEFSVRIPHSGSAYLYSYVTVGELWAFITGWNLILSFVVDAFVVVQAWILTFDIFIGNRISETQHETTSQYVPQVIADNLHYFFVIFLFLFLELQYISRRGFFRVFEVVTLIKLLFLTFFIISGFIKADLHNWKLTEEDYIQAGLNDTSSLGPLGSGGFVPFGFEGILRGSATCFYAFIGFSIIVTRVKESHNPQRSIPMGIVISLLICFFVYFGVSAALTLMVPYYQLQPGSTLPEAFLHVNWASVYYVVAFTIFFSLFVSTYWGFTFPIHWVIAMMAEDGLLFPFLARFVFKTYSHIMSTVIFIIIAVIMVFYFRLTDLLDLRSVGTLISYSLVAFCVLIIRYQPERRKEENEKELREEDGGNVAQMQEETAPTAEKLTLQGLFFPGSPTPTPLSGRVVYVCSSLLVLLMTLLCLVLAHWPGLLSGDAGPITVVVLLLVLITGITGVIWRQPQSSSPLPFKVPALPLLPLLGIFVNVCLMMQMSAGIWLKFGVWMLIGFAIYLSYGIQQSLVA from the coding sequence ATGCTGCGTCAGGGCCTTTGCAGACTTGGTCAAAAGCTGGTAAGCAGATGCCCACTGGAGAAAAACGTGCGTGAATTTAAATCTGGCAAAAAACTGAGCACTTTGGATTTAGTGGCCCTGGGTGTGGGCCGCACAGTGGGTGTCGGTGTGTACTTCCTGGCTAATGAGGTGGCCGGTAACCAAGCAGGACCATCCATTGTGATCTGCTTTATGGTGGCAGGTCTAACATCACTGTTGGCTGGACTGTGCTATGCGGAGTTTAGTGTCCGGATTCCCCATTCTGGCTCTGCATATCTCTACAGCTACGTCACTGTGGGTGAACTCTGGGCTTTCATCACTGGCTGGAATCTCATCCTCTCCTTTGTTGTTGATGCATTCGTTGTGGTACAGGCCTGGATCTTAACTTTTGACATCTTCATTGGGAACCGGATCTCTGAGACCCAGCATGAGACCACCTCACAGTATGTTCCCCAAGTCATTGCAGACAATCTACATTACTTTTTTGtcatctttctatttttgttcctGGAACTGCAATATATAAGTCGGCGTGGGTTCTTCAGAGTTTTTGAAGTGGTTACATTGATAAAACTTTTGTTTCTCACCTTTTTCATTATCTCTGGCTTCATTAAGGCAGACCTGCACAACTGGAAGCTCACAGAAGAGGATTACATACAGGCTGGACTCAATGACACCTCTAGCTTGGGCCCTCTGGGCTCCGGAGGATTTGTGCCTTTTGGCTTTGAGGGCATTCTCCGTGGATCAGCTACCTGTTTCTATGCATTTATAGGTTTCAGCATTATTGTTACCAGAGTCAAAGAATCCCACAATCCCCAGCGTTCCATCCCCATGGGCATTGTGATTTCACTGCTCATCtgcttttttgtgtattttggtgTCTCTGCCGCACTTACACTTATGGTTCCTTACTACCAGCTTCAACCTGGGAGCACCTTGCCTGAAGCATTTCTCCATGTTAACTGGGCCTCTGTCTATTATGTTGTAGCTTTTAcaattttctttagtctttttgtCAGCACCTATTGGGGCTTTACGTTCCCCATACATTGGGTGATAGCCATGATGGCAGAGGATGGCCTCCTGTTCCCTTTTCTTGCCAGGTTTGTTTTCAAAACATATTCCCATATCATGTCCACTGTGATATTTATCATTATTGCAGTAATCATGGTATTCTACTTTAGACTCACTGATCTTCTGGACCTCAGGTCAGTTGGCACCCTGATATCTTATTCCTTGGTAGCTTTTTGTGTTCTCATCATCAGGTATCAGcctgaaaggaggaaggaggaaaatgaaaaagagctgcgggaggaggatgggggaaatgTAGCACAGATGCAGGAGGAGACTGCACCTACAGCAGAGAAGCTGACTCTACAGGGACTATTTTTTCCaggcagccccacccccactccactctCTGGCCGGGTTGTCTATGTTTGCTCCTCACTGCTGGTTCTGCTGATGACTCTCCTCTGCCTGGTGCTGGCCCACTGGCCAGGTCTGCTTTCTGGAGATGCAGGGCCAATCACAGTGGTTGTGCTGCTCCTGGTGCTCATCACTGGGATCACTGGGGTCATCTGGAGACAGCCACAgagctcctctccccttccctttaaggtccctgctctgcctctcctcccactcctgggCATCTTTGTGAATGTTTGCCTTATGATGCAGATGTCAGCTGGAATCTGGCTGAAATTTGGTGTCTGGATGCTGATTGGGTTTGCTATCTACTTAAGCTATGGGATCCAGCAAAGTCTGGTAGCTTAA